The Gemmatimonadota bacterium nucleotide sequence GTCAGCTCGACGGCCGAATCGGCGAGCTTGGCCTGGACGAGCTGGAAGGATCCGAGCGGCTTCCCGAACTGTTTGCGGCTCCGAGCATGCTCGATGGCCTCGAAGAGCGCCCGTCCCGCCATCCCGCACGCCGCAGCCGCCACGGTGGGACGAAGCCGGTCCAGCGTCGCCATCCCGGTCTTGAAGCCGGTTCCGGGCTCGCCCAGCATGGCCGAGGCCGACACGCGGCAGCCGTCGAGGCGGATCTCGCCGAGCGGATGCGGTGCGCTCATCACCTGCGCACCGACGAACTCCAGTCCCGGTGCGTCGGCGGGCACCACGAAGCACGAAATGCCGCGCGTTCCCGCACTCGGATCGGTCGTCGCGAAGACCACGTAGAAGTCGGCGATGCCTGCGTTCGAAATGAAGGCCTTGCCGCCGTTGAGCACATAGCGGCCCGCGCCGTCGGGCACGGCCGCCGTTGCGAGCGCGGCCACGTCCGAACCCGCCTCCCGCTCGGTCATCGCGAATGCGCCGATCGCGTCGCCCGCGAGAGCCCGCGCCGTCCAACCCCCAGGGTCCTCGCCGCGAATCAGCCCCGGAGTAGCGCTCAGCCCCTGCAACGCGAAAACCGAATCGGCCAGCGGCGACCACCACGCCAGCGCCTCGCGCGCGATCAGGCAGCCGCGAACGTCACCCGCGCGGATCGGCTCGAAGAGCCCCGCCGTTCCCATCCGCCCCACCAGCTCCTTCGCCCGTTTCCGCGCTGCGGAGTCGCTCTCCGGATCGCCCTCGTTCCCGATTTCCTCGCGGCAGAACGCCCGAACCCGCTCGACGTACCTGCGGTGCGACGGCTCCACGAACGCTGCCACGGCATCGAGCGAGAGCCCGCGCCGGTCAATCAAAGCGCGGCCTTCGCTTCTCGACGAACGCTTGGTAGGCCTCGAGAAAGTTCGGGTCCTGCATGCACTTCGCCTGGGCGCGCGCCTCGGCCTCGAGCGCAACCTCCATTTCCATGTGCGCCTCCCGGTTGAGAGCCTCCTTGGTGACCTTCAGCGCGAACGACGGACCTCGGGCCAGCTCCTCGGCAAGCTCCGTCGCCGCCGCCAACGCCTCGCCGTCCGGGACCACGCGGTTGTAGAGTCCGATGCGGTGGGCCTCGGTCGCGTCGATGAACGCGCCGGTCATCAGCAGCTCGGAGGCACGTCCGAAGCCCACGATCCGCGGCAGCAGCCACGCCGCTCCCATGTCCGCCCCGGAGAGTCCCACTCGGGTGAAGAGATACGCGATCCGCGCCGACTCCGCCGCCACGCGCACGTCGCAGGCCGTCGCGATTGCGGCGCCGGCCCCCGCCACCGTGCCGTTCAGTGCGCCGACCACCGGCTGTCGGCACGCCCGGATAGCCGCGATCAGGTCGCAGGTCATGCGCGTGAAATCGAGCAGTCCGTCGAAGTCGAGCTCGAACAACGCACCGATGATCTCTTCCACGTCGCCGCCGGTGCAGAATCCCCGCCCCGCTCCGGTGATCGCTATCGCCCGTACCTCGGGTGTAGCGTCCAGCCCCCGGAACGTGTTTCTCAGCTCGTCGTAGACCTCGAAGGTGAGTGCGTTCAGCCGCTCCGGGCGGTTCAGCGTGATGCGAGCGACCTTCGTGTTCGCGTCGAAGTCCAGCAGGAAGGAACTAGGCGGCTCGGTGAGAGGGGACTTGAGATCGGTCACGGCTGCTCCTCGGCGGCCGCCCTTGCGGGCTCCACCTCATCGGTTCGCTTACTCGGAACGACGGCCGTGGCCTCGATCTCGACCACCGCCTTCGGGTCGACGAGCTCGGTGACTGCGACGAGCGACATGGCGGGGAAGTGTTTCCCAAACACCGACCCGTAAGC carries:
- a CDS encoding enoyl-CoA hydratase family protein, coding for MLDFDANTKVARITLNRPERLNALTFEVYDELRNTFRGLDATPEVRAIAITGAGRGFCTGGDVEEIIGALFELDFDGLLDFTRMTCDLIAAIRACRQPVVGALNGTVAGAGAAIATACDVRVAAESARIAYLFTRVGLSGADMGAAWLLPRIVGFGRASELLMTGAFIDATEAHRIGLYNRVVPDGEALAAATELAEELARGPSFALKVTKEALNREAHMEMEVALEAEARAQAKCMQDPNFLEAYQAFVEKRRPRFD
- a CDS encoding acyl-CoA dehydrogenase, producing the protein MAAFVEPSHRRYVERVRAFCREEIGNEGDPESDSAARKRAKELVGRMGTAGLFEPIRAGDVRGCLIAREALAWWSPLADSVFALQGLSATPGLIRGEDPGGWTARALAGDAIGAFAMTEREAGSDVAALATAAVPDGAGRYVLNGGKAFISNAGIADFYVVFATTDPSAGTRGISCFVVPADAPGLEFVGAQVMSAPHPLGEIRLDGCRVSASAMLGEPGTGFKTGMATLDRLRPTVAAAACGMAGRALFEAIEHARSRKQFGKPLGSFQLVQAKLADSAVELTAGRLLAYRAGWEKDRGAARITLEAAMAKAFCTEAAQRIVDRAVQVLGGRGVLASHPVERLYRSVRGLRIYEGTTEIQRLIVGGALVRDSEG